Part of the Pleurocapsa minor HA4230-MV1 genome, TTGAGCTTGTTCCTTGCTTCAGTAAAGGTTACTATTTTCATTAATCGAACCTGTCTTACTATTTGTACAAGTATACTGAATTATTTTTAGTTTCTCAATTTATAATTGCTAGAACAGTATCTCAAGCCATCAAAGCTAAAAAACCTAAAACACGTTATGTTGCAGGTTTTTTAGCCAAACCTGTAATTCTGATACAGAAGTGGTTAGGCGATCGCATTTTAGACAAAATCATTACAAATCCAATTTTAAAATAAGGGCAGAACAAAAATTTTATAGTCGCTGAAACTCGGCTTCATCTTCTTCCAAAAGAGTATTAATTGTTAATCGGGAAACCAATCTTCATCTAAAACTTGTGTTAAGCTCAGGTCGATTGTTTCTGGTAAATCAAATAATTTACCGACCGAGCGCTTTGAATCAAGTAAAATCTCTACATACATTTCAGCTAAATTTGCTTTTAAACTAGGAGATTCCTTCAGCCTTTTACGAAGTAAGACCCGAAAGTTAACTACTTCTGATTGCCAATGCTTTTTGTTTCTTTCTTTCTCTGTTTCCCAATATTTGAGCTTTAATAGATGTTCAGTCAAACGCAGTAATAAGCTCTCTACAGCCCGCTTTTGACTTTTGCCCATATCATCAATTTCTTCAATTAGGTTATCCCAATCTACCTTTAAATAATCTTTATTTTTGAGATTTTCAACCATTGTTTGAGTCCACAAATAATAGTCTTCTTCATATTTCACTTTAGCCATTTGCTTTTAAGAAATTGTTTTAACTTTAATAATATTTTAAATGCGATCGCCAAGCGTGGGCTAAAGCTCAATATTTAAATATCTCCAGGAATTTGCGCCACAATTTGTTTACCAATTTCAATCGAAGCAGTAGCAGCAGGGGAAGGAGCGTTACAGACATGCAGGGCTTTATTGCCATTAACAATTAAAAAGTCTTCAACCATCTTGCCATCATTTTTTAAAGCTTGCGCCCTTACTCCAGCAGGAGTGGGAACAACATCTTCAGCTTGCACTTCAGGGATTAATCTTTGTAAACTACGGACAAAAATAGTCTTGCTGTAGGAGCGAATCATCTCCTGGATTCCTTCATTATAAAATTTCCCTGCCAGTTTCCAAAACCCAGGATAGGTCATGGTATCCATGAAGTCTTTTAGATCGAAATCGAACTTATTATACGCTTCTCGTTTAAAGCCTAGTACTGCATTTGGGCCTGCATGAACGCTACCATCAATACCAGGGGTAAAATGGACTCCTAAAAAGGGAAAGTTAGGATTTGGTACGGGATAAATTGCACCATTAACTAAATATTTTTTTTCAGGAGTTAACTCGTAATATTCGCCTCTGAAGGGAACTATTTTGGCTGGGGGTTTTTCCTGGGCTAATTCTGTTAAGCGATCGCTATATAATCCCCCGCAGTTAATTAAAAATTCTGTCTGATATTCCCCTTGATTTGTGGTGATTAAATGACCTTTAGATCCAGATTTAA contains:
- a CDS encoding DUF29 domain-containing protein, which translates into the protein MAKVKYEEDYYLWTQTMVENLKNKDYLKVDWDNLIEEIDDMGKSQKRAVESLLLRLTEHLLKLKYWETEKERNKKHWQSEVVNFRVLLRKRLKESPSLKANLAEMYVEILLDSKRSVGKLFDLPETIDLSLTQVLDEDWFPD
- the lhgO gene encoding L-2-hydroxyglutarate oxidase; protein product: MYNYTIIGGGIVGLSTAMALSKRFPAAKIALLEKEASWAAHQTGHNSGVIHSGIYYKPGSYKAKLCRDGNRSMVDFCQQHNIDYKICGKVIVATEEHELPLLDNLYDRGLANELEIKKITKEQVQEIEPHVNCLAGIWVKSTGIVDYKQVCQQYAALAKEQGVDLLLNTCVTGIKSGSKGHLITTNQGEYQTEFLINCGGLYSDRLTELAQEKPPAKIVPFRGEYYELTPEKKYLVNGAIYPVPNPNFPFLGVHFTPGIDGSVHAGPNAVLGFKREAYNKFDFDLKDFMDTMTYPGFWKLAGKFYNEGIQEMIRSYSKTIFVRSLQRLIPEVQAEDVVPTPAGVRAQALKNDGKMVEDFLIVNGNKALHVCNAPSPAATASIEIGKQIVAQIPGDI